A stretch of the Trichocoleus sp. FACHB-46 genome encodes the following:
- a CDS encoding AAA family ATPase: MSDPAEVFQNNWAYLKAELTWLDRILSVAIARQRQEQKTVDRVAQSRADRATSHWWKGLVALDGTAGYDETRPRPTNRSGTATSYQQQMEARIQASLQQGVALGLPQLRDRLKLTAFEKNLVLFSLAPEINRRYAKLYNYLQSHESSSAARVSVEVSSTCGCPDLPTVDLVLRLLCRNDQEWQTGRAYLTANSSLIQQGLLQMVACGEETLLTRRLKLSDDLVNYLLAEQPQPQTLEVLVQPAQLPQLHPVPHTHLPLPRYLREEKATPDGTQLILPRSLLATLQHLGQRVELWSEVQAVWSDLQPSCSTPPPLPGTVAILVGAAGTGKTMAAAAIAQQLKTSLFWTDLALVPPAEFRRLLQEIHEHSPTVLLIKSAPLWLGRSAALATADLHQLIHQRQQQRGITLFSVPLLQSVRWHWRQEIDQILEFPLPTPGDRLKLWHQVFPSTIGLDSSIDWEFLAHKLPLNGGEICAIAQAATFYAAVDSLEIKVTMAHILRAWEQRQQKLKTRN, from the coding sequence ATGAGTGATCCAGCAGAGGTATTTCAGAATAACTGGGCTTACCTGAAAGCAGAACTGACTTGGCTCGATCGCATCTTGAGTGTGGCGATCGCTCGACAGCGCCAAGAGCAAAAAACAGTAGACCGAGTGGCGCAGTCACGGGCTGATCGAGCCACAAGTCACTGGTGGAAAGGCTTAGTCGCCTTAGACGGTACGGCTGGTTATGATGAAACTCGTCCGCGCCCTACCAATCGCAGTGGTACTGCAACCAGCTATCAGCAGCAGATGGAGGCGCGAATTCAGGCTAGTTTGCAGCAGGGTGTGGCTCTAGGTTTACCGCAGTTGCGCGATCGCCTCAAGCTCACTGCCTTTGAAAAGAACTTGGTTCTGTTTAGCTTGGCTCCAGAAATTAATCGTCGCTACGCTAAGCTCTACAACTATCTCCAAAGCCACGAATCCAGCTCAGCAGCACGAGTTTCCGTTGAGGTTTCTAGTACCTGTGGCTGCCCTGATTTACCCACCGTCGATTTGGTGTTGCGGTTGCTGTGTCGTAATGACCAGGAATGGCAAACGGGTCGGGCTTACCTGACTGCCAACTCTAGCTTAATTCAGCAGGGTTTGCTGCAAATGGTGGCTTGTGGCGAGGAAACCTTACTTACTCGGCGGCTGAAGTTGAGTGACGACTTGGTGAATTATTTATTGGCTGAGCAACCCCAGCCGCAAACTTTAGAGGTTTTAGTTCAACCGGCTCAGCTTCCTCAGCTGCACCCTGTACCTCATACTCACCTTCCCCTGCCCCGCTACCTGCGTGAAGAAAAAGCCACACCTGACGGGACGCAACTGATTTTGCCGCGATCGCTTTTGGCAACCTTGCAGCATTTAGGGCAACGGGTAGAGCTGTGGTCCGAGGTGCAAGCAGTTTGGAGCGATTTACAACCTAGCTGCTCTACCCCTCCCCCGCTACCTGGAACCGTGGCGATTTTGGTAGGAGCGGCGGGCACAGGCAAAACAATGGCAGCAGCGGCGATCGCTCAACAATTAAAAACTTCTCTGTTCTGGACTGACCTAGCCTTGGTGCCGCCTGCCGAGTTTCGCAGGTTGCTTCAGGAAATTCATGAACACAGCCCAACAGTATTGCTAATCAAGTCGGCACCGCTCTGGCTGGGACGTTCTGCTGCATTAGCGACCGCAGACCTGCATCAACTGATTCATCAACGTCAGCAGCAGCGAGGCATCACCTTATTCAGCGTGCCGTTGTTGCAATCGGTGCGTTGGCACTGGCGACAGGAAATTGACCAAATTTTAGAATTCCCGCTCCCCACGCCAGGCGATCGCTTGAAGTTATGGCATCAAGTTTTTCCCAGTACGATCGGCCTCGACTCCAGCATTGATTGGGAGTTTCTAGCTCACAAGCTGCCTCTAAATGGAGGTGAAATTTGCGCGATCGCCCAAGCTGCAACTTTTTACGCAGCCGTAGATTCATTGGAGATTAAGGTAACGATGGCCCATATTCTACGAGCTTGGGAACAGAGGCAACAAAAACTGAAAACTCGTAACTAA
- a CDS encoding VOC family protein — protein sequence MHHASIRTANIHRAIAFYEQLGFVVNERFTTGYTLACWMSGLSGRIELIQIPEPRPVADAFNDEHYTGYYHLSFDLTDTTTDLPKWLEDLQAKFAEAAESQPEQISPLKVLLEPNQQMIGDRVYEVAFIADADGLPLEFIRVMNHE from the coding sequence ATGCATCACGCATCTATTCGGACTGCCAATATCCATCGGGCGATCGCGTTTTACGAGCAGTTAGGGTTTGTGGTCAATGAACGATTCACCACGGGCTACACGTTGGCTTGCTGGATGTCAGGCTTGAGTGGACGGATTGAATTGATCCAAATTCCAGAGCCGCGTCCCGTCGCTGATGCTTTTAACGACGAGCACTACACCGGGTACTATCACCTTTCCTTTGACCTCACCGATACCACTACGGATTTGCCCAAGTGGCTAGAAGATTTGCAAGCCAAATTTGCTGAGGCGGCTGAGTCGCAACCTGAGCAGATCTCACCCCTGAAGGTACTACTGGAACCCAACCAACAAATGATTGGCGATCGCGTTTATGAGGTTGCTTTCATTGCTGATGCCGATGGTTTACCCCTCGAATTCATCCGGGTGATGAATCATGAGTGA